In the Schaalia hyovaginalis genome, GGTCCCGTTGGGGATCCCGCTGGTGCCGAATCCTTCGAGCGCCTTCGAGTCCTGCAGTTGATTGCCGAGGGCGGTGATCTCGCCGATCCGCTCGGTCGGGATGAGGAACTTTGCGAAGGGCTCCTCCGACGACAGCCTGTTCCCCATGATCGCAACGTCTCCGGGGCCCTGAACCGAGGTGAAGTCGATGCGCACGGAGCTGAATCCGTTCTCGCGGAAGGAGGGGGCCGACCATCCGGGTTCGAAGTAGTTGGCGTTCTCGGAGGCGGTGTAGTAGCCGACGTTCCCGCGATCGAGGTAGGGGGCGAAGGGCTCGTAGCGGCCGTAGGTGTCGGCGCTGATGACGAAGGCGACGTCGTCGGGATTGTGCTTCTGGTTCTGGATCCCGTTGTTGACGAGGACCTTTGGTGCCCCTGAGGCGGTCTCGATGTAGAAGGCGTCGGTGTGGCCCGCATCGATGTCAAGGCGTTCGCTCGCTTGAGCGGGTGGTGCCAGCATGGAAACGGCGACGGCGCATGCCAATAGCCCCGCCGCGATTCGCGACTTCGTGAATATCATCTCTGCTTCCTGTTGGTGGGTGCGACGACTCGCGTGAAACCGCGTTTTTGCGGTGATCGATGCGACTGTTGAGCACATCCAGACTAATGAGATCGATTCCCAGTAGCAAGTGAGAGAGGTTATGCTCACCTTATGTCCCGGCCGGGGTTTCGGGCCTCCGGGAGCGGGACGATCCCCTCTCGAGTCTGTCAATCGAATGTCAGACTTGCTACGCTCGGCGCATGAGCACAGACTTCCTCGCTCGCGCCGAAGCGGCGGAGCGGAATTCGAGGGCCCGCGATGACGCGGACCGTCCGGCCTTCCATGTCGCGCCCCCCGTCGGGCGCCTCAACGACCCCAACGGCCTCATCGTCGACGGCGAGGACTACCACGCCTTCTTCCAGTACACGCCCGAGCATCCGCTCAAATTCGTCTACTGGGGGCATGCGGTCTCGAAGGACCTCGTCCACTGGGACTACCGGGCCCCCGCGATCCTCCCCGACTCCCATCAGGATGCCAATGGCGCCTACTCGGGCACGGCGATCGGCGTCGAGGGCGGCGTTGAACTCTGGTATACGGGGAATTACAAGGATCCCGGGACGGGGGAGCGCGAAGCGACCCAGTGCCTCGTCGAAACCTCGGACCTGCGGACCTTCGTGAAGACGCGCGAAGCGATCATCGCCCGCCAGCCCGAGGGCTACACCGCCCACTTCCGCGACCCGCAGGTCTGGAAGGATCCCGATGATCCCGCCGGGTCCTACCGGATGATGCTCGGCGTCCAGCGCGCGAACCTCACCGGAGCGATCCTCCTGTACCGTTCGAGCGACCGGAGGAACTGGGTCTGCGAGGGTGAGATGACCTTCCCCGATGCGGGCGGCGCCTTCGACGACTTCGGCTATATGTGGGAGTGCCCGAATCTCGTCCGCCTGCGCGACGAGGCGAGCGGCGATGTCCGTGACGTCCTCATCTTCTGCCCGCAGGGCATCAGCCCCGAGCGCGAGGGCTTCGAGAACGTCTTCCCCTGCGTCTACGTCGTCGGAAACCTCGTCGGCACTGAGCTGCGCGGCGCGGACGGCGCCTTCGAGGAGGTCGACAGGGGCTTCGAGTTCTATGCGCCCCAGGTGTACGCGCGCCGCGGCGCCGACTGGGGGGATTTCGACTCCGGCGATCCGGCCCTCCTCATCGGCTGGGCCGGCAATGCGGGCGAGGATGATCAGCCCTCCATCGAGTCCGGCGGCTGGGTCCACTGCCTCACCAGTCCGCGCGCCCTCGCCCTCGTCTCGGGCCGCCTCGTGCAGCGCCCCTTCCTCCCCGGCCTGCCGTTCGTGCCGGCTTCGGCCCCCTCGATCGACGAGGGCGGTGCCGGAGGCGTTGTCGAGCTCGAGGGGTCGAGGTCCTGGCGCTATTCGGCCTGCCTGAATCTGCCCGCCGCTTCCGCCCTCGTCCTTGAAGCGGAAAGCGGTGGGGGTGTGCGCATCCGGGTGACGCCGGAATCGCTCGAGGTGGATCGCTCCGCCTCCCGCTATCCGCACGGGGACGTGCGGCGAGTGGCCCTCGAGGCGGGCGAGGCCTCGCGCATCGAGGTCATCCACGACCGCTCGCTCACCGAAATCGTGCTCGGGGGCGGGAGTCGGGTCTTCACCTTCCGCTCCTTCCTCACGGGTGAAGGCGCGGGCCTGCGCGTGCTCGTCGAGGGCGGTGCGGGAGTGGTCGCCGCTGAGTTCGCCCGTCTGGATTGAGGTGCTCTGTCTTTGCGGCGCGCCCTTCCCGCTTGGTGAAACCCCAGGTCAGGGCTCAAGCGGGGGAGTAGTCCTCGTCGGGGTCGGGAAAACCTGGGAAATTCGGGGGAATTCCGAGGGGAAACCCTTGCGCGAAGGGCGCGGGCGATCCTAGTATGTCAATCGATTGCTATATCGCCCGGGAGTCATGGTGACACCGTCGTCCTTCCCGGGTCCACCGAGAAAGGAACGTGGAATGGCAATGGATCACGCCAAGGTGGCATCCGAAGTCGTCGAAGCCGTCGGCGGGGCCGCCAACATCACCGCCGCCGCCCATTGC is a window encoding:
- a CDS encoding glycoside hydrolase family 32 protein, whose protein sequence is MSTDFLARAEAAERNSRARDDADRPAFHVAPPVGRLNDPNGLIVDGEDYHAFFQYTPEHPLKFVYWGHAVSKDLVHWDYRAPAILPDSHQDANGAYSGTAIGVEGGVELWYTGNYKDPGTGEREATQCLVETSDLRTFVKTREAIIARQPEGYTAHFRDPQVWKDPDDPAGSYRMMLGVQRANLTGAILLYRSSDRRNWVCEGEMTFPDAGGAFDDFGYMWECPNLVRLRDEASGDVRDVLIFCPQGISPEREGFENVFPCVYVVGNLVGTELRGADGAFEEVDRGFEFYAPQVYARRGADWGDFDSGDPALLIGWAGNAGEDDQPSIESGGWVHCLTSPRALALVSGRLVQRPFLPGLPFVPASAPSIDEGGAGGVVELEGSRSWRYSACLNLPAASALVLEAESGGGVRIRVTPESLEVDRSASRYPHGDVRRVALEAGEASRIEVIHDRSLTEIVLGGGSRVFTFRSFLTGEGAGLRVLVEGGAGVVAAEFARLD